One region of Ornithorhynchus anatinus isolate Pmale09 chromosome X5, mOrnAna1.pri.v4, whole genome shotgun sequence genomic DNA includes:
- the RPRD2 gene encoding LOW QUALITY PROTEIN: regulation of nuclear pre-mRNA domain-containing protein 2 (The sequence of the model RefSeq protein was modified relative to this genomic sequence to represent the inferred CDS: inserted 3 bases in 3 codons; deleted 14 bases in 9 codons), translating to MESIQGLSSWCIENKKHHGTIVYHWMKWLRRSAFPHRLNLFYLANDVIQNCKRKNAIVFREAFAEVLPEAAALVKDPSVSKSVERIFKIWEERNVYPEDTIVALKDALSSTFKTQKQLKDSLNKPPNKPWKKTPASANPKAALKSKIVAEFRSQALIDELLLSKRSEDQMELKEKQLATMRVDVCSTETLKCLKDKTGGKKFSKEFEEASSKLEEFVNGLDKQVKNGPSLTEALENAGVFYEAQYKEVKVVANAYKTFANRVNNLKKKLDQLKSTLPDPEESPVPXPSVTRPRPTGSESPFQGMGGEASPSPAAESERVGLAAPATDNRDVEDMELSDVEDDTAKIIVEDRKEKPAAEKAGGPAPAPAPAKPADCPKPAPGPPAPTPAASSPTPPPPKPAAPAPLPPSPALALPNLANVDLAKISSILSSLTSVMKNTGSVPRRGPSPATPTSPSALPGGRRRPAPAPAAPPNPLANILSKVDITPESILSALSKTQAQAAPGLQGLSSLLQSVTGAPAAGEAGAQGGSAGSPASGPRGGPRPPARRPSAPRASATRPTPRPPRRRGRPPRPGARPRRRPPPSSRPPTPRASPRAGRGPPGRPPEAPKGEAEAEPASPSLEMKIHNFLKGNPGFSGLNLNIPSLGGLGRAGAGPGPRGPGRRPPRTPARAGPDNVDGTPVRDERGGTPTQDEMMDKPAAGAAGRAVDPAALLSKIISPGLVEPSSTRSPGGPPATAPGAPGLRPGLPAGRLLPDAPFREDEDYRTSSTRGPRRPPGRRRRRPRPAPDGGAPADGPPGYPAHPRPATAAPGRGFGPKTPFPPAVLALLEPAEGRERXAASPGLYAAYGPDRSPPPGEADPFFGGGPGPRRATRTPRARAGPPRPLGRRGPPRGSWASALSATSTMEFKNMLKNASRKPSDDGKHFGAAGRDGGGGPGPAEAPGGPAPAEERYRIETRVLLGGPGGPCGPPDGAREKGAPIETLGYRNAASRRMSGGEPIQTVESIRVLGKGARGPGRRARGSGWFELSGPAAPSTTGPRLPPPEPPALGGGGGFKAPPYKERGPPPFADGVQQLPRQQLRRRLRPPPAAAPLAEPPKEHGGLFARDRPAPAEAPATGPRRRPARAERGPAARARRRGALPRPAPAAPGDRGGVGVPFPAPPLGDLAGAGAAGLALFSKEHAALLPGAPKERFGVLPAPPRDLGAPGPRDLNGPALGRARDGLGLPAHPRDXAGPARGAGGGGRGRGGSPAPHRDARRRGRGGGPVLRSRARTSGPGDPFLSRDPFHSLKRPRPPFARAPPPFFAPKRPFFPPRY from the exons CCGCCTTCCCCCACCGGCTGAACCTCTTCTACCTGGCCAACGACGTCATCCAGAACTGCAAGAGGAAAAACGCCATCGTCTTCCGGGAGGCGTTCGCCGAGGTGCTCCCCGAAGCGGCCGCCCTGGTCAA GGACCCGTCTGTCTCCAAGTCCGTAGAGCGGATCTTCAAGATCTGGGAGGAGAGGAACGTCTACCCGGAAGACACGATCGTGGCGCTGAAGGACGCTCTCA GTTCCACTTTCAAAACCCAGAAGCAGCTGAAGGACAGCCTGAACAAGCCACCGAACAAACCGTGGAAGAAAACGCCAG CCTCCGCGAACCCGAAGGCCGCCCTGAAGTCGAAGATCGTCGCCGAATTCAGA TCGCAGGCCCTGATAGACGAGCTGCTGCTGTCCAAGCGCTCCGAGGACCAGATGGagctcaaggagaagcagctggCCACCATGAGAGTGGACGTGTGCAGCACCGAGACCCTCAAGTGTCTGAAAG ATAAGACGGGCGGCAAGAAGTTCTCTAAGGAGTTCGAGGAGGCCAGTTCGAAGCTGGAGGAGTTCGTCAACGGGCTGGACAAGCAGGTGAAGAACGGGCCCTCGCTGACGGAGGCGCTGGAGAACGCCGGCGTCTTCTACGAGGCTCAGTACAAGGAGGTCAAGGTGGTGGCCAAC GCCTATAAGACGTTCGCCAACCGCGTGAACAACCTGAAGAAGAAGCTGGACCAGCTGAAGTCGACCCTCCCGGACCCCGAGGAGTCGCCGGTGC CGCCCAGCGTGACGCGCCCTCGGCCCACGGGCTCCGAGTCCCCGTTCCAGGGCATGGGGGGAGAGGCTTCGCCCTCGCCGGCCGCCGAGAGCGAGAGGGTCGGGCTCGCGGCCCCCGCCACGGACAAC CGCGACGTGGAGGACATGGAGCTGTCCGACGTGGAGGACGACACGGCCAAGATCATCG TGGAGGACCGGAAGGAGAAGCCGGCGGCGGAGAAAGCCGGCGggcccgcgcccgcccccgcGCCCGCCAAGCCGGCCGACTGCCCC AAGCcggcgcccggccccccggcccccaccccggcgGCCTCGTCGccgaccccgccgcccccgaAGCCGGCCGCCCCGGCGCCTCTGCCGCCGTCCCCCGCCCTGGCCCTGCCCAACCTGGCCAACGTGGACCTGGCCAAGATCAGCTCCATCCTCAGCAGCCTCACGTCCGTCATGAAGAACACGG GGTCAGTCCCGCGTCGAGGACCGTCCCCGGCCACCCCCACGAGCCCCTCGGCCCTGCCCGGCGGCCGAaggcggccggccccggcccccgcggcccccccgaACCCGCTGGCCAACATCCTCTCCAAGGTGGACATCACCCCGGAGAGCATCCTGTCCGCCCTGTCCAAGACCCAGGCGCAGGCCGCCCCGGGGCTGCAAG GTCTGTCGTCCCTGCTGCAGAGCGTGACGGGGGCCCCGGCCGCCGGCGAGGCGGGGGCCCAGGGCGGCTCGGCGGGCTCCCCGGCGTCCGGCCCAAGGGGCGGCCCGCGGCCCCCTGCGCGCCGGCCTTCGGCGCCAAGGGCTTCGGCTACTCGCCCGACCCCTCGGCCcccgaggcggcggggccggccgccccggccgggggcaaggccgcggcggcggccccccccTTCAAGCCGCCCGCCGACTCCCCGGGCTTCGCCGCG cgccggccggggccccccgggccgcccgcccgaGGCCCCCAAGGGCGAGGCGGAGGCGGAGCCCGCCTCGCCCAGCCTGGAGATGAAGATCCACAACTTCCTGAAGGGCAACCCGGGCTTC AGCGGGCTGAACCTCAACATCCCCAGCCTGGGGGGCCTgggtcgggccggggccgggcccggcccccggggccccggccgacGGCCACCCCGC ACTCCCGCGCGGGCCGGCCCGGACAACGTGGACGGCACCCCCGTGCGGGACGAGCGGGGCGGGACGCCCACCCAGGACGAGATGATGGACAAgcccgcggcgggggcggcggggcgggcg gtgGACCCCGCGGCCCTGCTGTCGAAGATCATCAGCCCGGGGCTCGTCGAGCCCAGCAGCACCCGCTCcccgggc ggacccccggctacggcccccggagcccccggcctccggcccgggcTCCCCGCGGGACGACTTCTACCCGACGCCCCGTTCCGCGAGGACGAGGACTACCGGACTTCGAGTAcccgcggcccccgccggccgccgggccggagaaggcggcggccccggcccgccccggacgGGGGCGCGCCGGCCGACGGCCCCCCCGGCTACCCGGCCCATCCCCGCCCAGCTAcggccgccccgggccgggggttCGGGCCGAAGACGCCCTTCCCGCCGGCCGTGCTGGCCCTGCTGGAGCCGGCCGAGGGCCGCGAGC CCGCCGCCTCGCCCGGCCTCTACGCCGCCTACGGCCCCGACCGGTCCCCGCCGCCCGGCGAGGCGGACCCCTTCttcggcggcggccccggcccccgaaggGCTACCCGGACTCCCCGCGCGCGGGCcggccc GCCGCGGCCGCTCGGCCGCCGCGGCCCGCCGAGAGGGTCCTGGGCGTCCGCCCTGTCGGCCACGTCGACGATGGAGTTCAAGAACATGCTGAAGAACGCCTCGCGCAAGCCCTCGGACGACGGCAAGCACTTCGGGGCGGCCggccgggacgggggcggggggcccggccccgccgaagCCCCGGGGGGCCCGGCGCCGGCCGAGGAGCGCTACCGCATCGAA ACGCGGGTTCTCCtcggcggccccggcggcccctGCGGACCGCCCGACGGGGCCCGGGAGAAGGGGGCGCCCATCGAGACCCTGGGCTACCGCAACGCGGCCAGCCGCCGGATGTCGGGGGGCGAGCCCATCCAGACGGTGGAGTCCATCCGCGTGCTGGGCAAGGGGGCCCGCGGCCCGGGC CGACGGGCCCGCGGGAGCGGCTGGTTCGAGCTGAGCGGGCCGGCGGCGCCTTCGACGACGGGCCCCCGGCTGCCGCCGCCGGAGCCCCCGGCcctgggcggcgggggcgggttcAAGGCGCCGCCCTACAAGGAGCGGGGGCCGCCCCCCTTCGCCGACGGCGTTCAACAGCTTCCGCGCCAACAGCTTCGCCGCCGCCTTCGACCGCCACCTGCCGCCGCCCCCCTGGCGGAGCCCCCCAAGGAGCACGGGGGGCTCTTCGCCCGcgaccgcccggcccccgccgaggccccggccacggggccccgccgccgccccgcccgggcCGAGCGCGGGCCCGCCG CGCGGGCCCGCCGGCGGGGTGCccttccccggcccgcccccgccgcccccggggaccGCGGCGGGGTCGgggtccccttccccgccccgcccctgggcgacctggcgggggccggggccgcgggcctCGCGCTCTTCTCCAAGGAGCACGCCGCCCTCCTGCCCGGGGCCCCGAAGGAGCGCTTCGGGGtgctgcccgccccgccccgggacctcggggcccccggcccgcgcGACCTCAACGGGCCCGCCCTCGGCCGCGCCCGCGACGGCCTGGGCCTCCCCGCCCACCCGCGGG CCGCTGGCccggcgcgcggggcggggggcgggggccggggccgcggcgggaGCCCCGCCCCGCACAGGGACGCccgtcggcgggggcggggcggcgggccggtCCTGAGGAGCCGCGCCCGGACTTCAGGCCCAGGGGACCCTTTCCTCAGCCGGGACCCCTTCCACAGCCTCAAGCGGCCCCGGCCGCCCTtcgcccgcgccccgccccctttcTTCGCGCCCAAGCGCCCCTTCTTCCCGCCCAGGTACTGA